From one Streptomyces sp. NBC_01478 genomic stretch:
- a CDS encoding arylamine N-acetyltransferase family protein: MSDSDAFDLGDYLAHIGWEGERRPDTQTLRGVHLAHMRGIPFENLDALRRTAPSLELPDLAAKLLHSPRGGYCYEQNTLLAAALRALGFGVTLLTARVVVGTDRIESRPRTHMALLVEVPGDPQPYLADVGFGAIGALLEPVPLRVGAEFEDAGRRHRLVRVPHRGPLDLLVLQAYVGGSWQPQYAFTLEPFEHVDFDVINWHIATNPRSPFTQRLFVQRVTTDRHLLLHGRLLTETRADGAVSERELADEGEVRRVLDEEFGIEAPEGMKLLG; this comes from the coding sequence ATGTCCGACAGTGATGCGTTCGACCTCGGCGACTACCTCGCGCACATCGGTTGGGAGGGGGAGCGGCGCCCCGACACCCAGACGCTGCGGGGCGTCCACCTCGCGCACATGCGGGGCATCCCGTTCGAGAACCTGGACGCTCTGCGGCGGACGGCCCCCTCCCTCGAACTGCCGGACCTGGCAGCCAAGTTGCTGCACAGCCCGCGCGGCGGCTACTGCTACGAGCAGAACACGCTGCTGGCCGCCGCGCTGCGGGCACTGGGCTTCGGGGTGACCCTGCTGACGGCGCGGGTGGTCGTGGGCACGGACCGGATCGAGAGCCGCCCGCGCACCCACATGGCGCTCCTCGTGGAGGTACCGGGCGATCCGCAGCCGTATCTGGCCGACGTCGGGTTCGGGGCGATCGGGGCGCTGCTGGAGCCGGTTCCGCTGCGGGTCGGCGCCGAGTTCGAGGACGCCGGGCGCCGGCACCGGCTGGTCCGGGTGCCGCACCGGGGACCGTTGGACCTCCTGGTCCTCCAGGCGTACGTCGGCGGGTCCTGGCAGCCGCAGTACGCCTTCACGCTGGAACCCTTCGAGCACGTCGACTTCGACGTCATCAACTGGCATATCGCCACGAACCCGCGCTCCCCCTTCACCCAGCGGCTCTTCGTCCAGCGCGTCACCACCGACCGTCATCTCCTGCTGCACGGACGCCTGTTGACCGAGACGCGGGCCGACGGCGCGGTGAGCGAGCGGGAGTTGGCGGACGAGGGGGAGGTGCGGCGGGTGCTGGACGAGGAGTTCGGGATCGAGGCGCCGGAGGGGATGAAGCTGCTCGGCTGA
- a CDS encoding aminotransferase-like domain-containing protein produces MTVTEPVPVPVHASVPPLAARARAIGGSPVRDILSVTARPEVINFAGGLPAPELFDATGIAAAYQAVLTETPARALQYATTEGEPVLRTALAERTSARGLPTEPDDLLVTTGSQQALSLLATALLEPGDVVLVESPCYLAALQVFAFAGARVVAVPGDEAGVDPEALEELVVRERPKLLYTVPTFQNPTGRTLPADRRAAVAAIASRRGLWIVEDDPYGELRFEGERLPWIAAQEGAADRTVLLGSFSKVMAPGLRLGWLRAPTDLLRACVVAKQAADLHTPTVNQLAAARYLADNDLDAHVARVAAVYRERRDAMLAGLANALPEESSWERPEGGMFLWARLPESYDTTELLARVVGRGVAYVPGAPFYAGEPDRSTMRLCFVTQTPGEIREGLRRLGEGLRRG; encoded by the coding sequence ATGACCGTCACCGAGCCCGTCCCCGTTCCCGTCCATGCCTCTGTGCCGCCGCTCGCCGCGCGCGCCCGTGCGATCGGGGGTTCGCCGGTGCGGGACATCCTCTCCGTCACCGCCCGCCCCGAGGTGATCAACTTCGCGGGCGGGCTCCCGGCCCCCGAACTCTTCGACGCCACCGGCATCGCGGCCGCGTACCAGGCGGTCCTCACCGAGACGCCCGCGCGGGCGCTCCAGTACGCGACGACCGAGGGCGAGCCGGTGCTGCGTACCGCGCTCGCCGAGCGGACCTCGGCGCGCGGGCTGCCCACCGAGCCCGACGACCTCCTCGTCACCACCGGTTCGCAGCAGGCGCTCTCGCTGCTCGCGACCGCGCTGCTGGAACCGGGAGACGTCGTCCTCGTCGAAAGCCCCTGTTATCTGGCGGCACTTCAGGTCTTCGCGTTCGCCGGCGCGCGGGTCGTCGCCGTGCCGGGGGACGAGGCCGGGGTCGATCCCGAGGCGCTGGAGGAACTCGTCGTGCGGGAGCGGCCCAAGCTGCTCTACACCGTGCCGACCTTCCAGAACCCCACCGGCCGCACCCTGCCCGCCGACCGCCGGGCCGCCGTCGCCGCGATCGCCTCGCGGCGCGGGCTGTGGATCGTGGAGGACGATCCCTACGGCGAACTCCGCTTCGAGGGCGAGCGGTTGCCGTGGATCGCCGCGCAGGAGGGCGCCGCGGACCGTACGGTCCTGCTCGGCTCCTTCTCGAAGGTGATGGCCCCCGGCCTGCGACTCGGGTGGCTGCGGGCGCCCACGGACCTGCTGCGGGCCTGTGTCGTCGCCAAACAGGCCGCCGATCTGCACACCCCGACCGTCAACCAGTTGGCCGCCGCACGGTACTTGGCGGACAACGACCTCGACGCGCATGTGGCACGGGTGGCCGCCGTCTACCGGGAACGGCGCGATGCCATGCTCGCGGGTCTTGCCAACGCCCTCCCCGAGGAGTCGAGTTGGGAGCGTCCCGAGGGCGGCATGTTCCTGTGGGCGCGGCTCCCGGAGTCGTACGACACGACGGAACTGCTGGCGCGGGTGGTGGGGCGGGGTGTGGCCTATGTGCCGGGTGCGCCCTTCTACGCCGGGGAGCCCGACCGCTCGACGATGCGGCTGTGCTTCGTGACGCAGACGCCGGGGGAGATCAGGGAGGGGCTCAGGAGGCTGGGGGAGGGGTTGAGGAGGGGCTGA
- a CDS encoding SAM-dependent methyltransferase, whose translation MPGDALSQDPAELRRRIDTTKAHPARVYDVFLGGKDNYPVDREAAAAALAANPRGYLDVRHNRDFMRRAVTRLSQEHGVRQFLDIGTGLPTAENVHQIAQGIEPESRIVYVDNDPVVLAHARALLTSSPEGRTDYIDADLRRPADILEQASKTLDFNEPIALLLVAILHFVEDEEAYPLVRELVDVLPAGSHLVLSHLTDEIHPIPTRAVQRTYTERGFTFVFRSKDEVERFFTETPGITLDEPGVLPAHQWHPGPAPAPPVVEQAYFESLDDIEKITYRDINDVTDDDINVYGATGKKA comes from the coding sequence ATGCCCGGTGACGCCCTCAGCCAAGACCCCGCCGAGCTGAGAAGGAGGATCGACACCACCAAGGCCCACCCGGCCCGTGTCTACGACGTCTTCCTCGGCGGCAAGGACAACTACCCCGTCGACCGCGAGGCCGCCGCCGCCGCGCTCGCCGCCAACCCGCGCGGCTATCTCGACGTACGGCACAACCGGGACTTCATGCGCCGCGCGGTGACCCGCCTCTCGCAGGAGCACGGCGTCCGCCAGTTCCTCGACATCGGCACCGGGCTGCCCACCGCGGAGAACGTGCACCAGATCGCCCAGGGCATCGAGCCCGAGTCGCGGATCGTCTACGTCGACAACGACCCGGTGGTCCTCGCGCACGCGCGCGCCCTGCTCACCAGCAGCCCCGAGGGCCGTACCGACTACATCGACGCGGACCTGCGCCGACCGGCCGACATCCTCGAACAGGCCTCCAAGACGCTCGACTTCAACGAGCCGATCGCGCTGCTCCTGGTCGCGATCCTGCACTTCGTGGAGGACGAGGAGGCGTATCCGCTGGTGCGTGAGCTGGTGGACGTGCTGCCCGCCGGCAGCCACCTCGTGCTCAGCCACCTCACCGACGAGATCCACCCGATCCCGACCCGCGCGGTCCAACGGACGTACACGGAGCGGGGGTTCACCTTCGTGTTCCGTTCCAAGGACGAGGTCGAGCGGTTCTTCACCGAGACCCCGGGCATCACCCTGGACGAGCCCGGCGTGCTCCCCGCGCACCAGTGGCATCCCGGCCCGGCGCCCGCGCCGCCGGTGGTGGAGCAGGCGTACTTCGAGAGTCTCGACGACATCGAGAAGATCACCTACCGGGACATCAACGACGTGACGGACGACGACATCAACGTGTACGGGGCGACGGGCAAGAAGGCCTGA
- a CDS encoding FHA domain-containing protein, whose amino-acid sequence MAPVLVGREGLLAGERIPMVDTRVTFGRNAGNTVIIASPSVSRFHAEIVFDQDQGYVLSDCGSSNGTQVNGEEVESRLLQPGDRITIGDQEFRFEVADAMQTLMALNLPRSVTHPEEADEGSLLRVTVVGGGPVGLSMALLLEHFLGAQVKITVYEGRWRRQGRTVVWKSADEGNVRRQQVVTVQSRQYLAWPQYVQERLFDPEHYTEMWPSGPDSIGDHHPRNMRIAYIEDKLLELANEKRDRIRLIPAKFDPAEQRDELASQHVLAICDGGRSRTREHFAARFGKADESIYSLDGVHLRDVVLGLRVKSELPDPMAILLTVAQNRFLLNSLRGEGFLNMRLTDAELTEVIGIDPVRRVFEECIASRPCLMNRDEHGDFQCATHGTLFLPALIKGSPLWKRVHEGLRLFDVQSQDLSAVTSFRLDMVQRPRFSAELLPPTVNSPGTYGFLLGDAANSIHFWPGRGLNSGLASAISLARSLNSAWNGRPFRDADFLRHEAAMSMLQYRHKSRAWKAMVTTDDQGVTWAIKDIIDHGIDGIAEEPDREADTATLLARMAAIRDRLAPRLAGMPDDEAILERLQTLESRTLRMLVLSGAWDTLTMGGEEVDIDIFYGQDSSAAAAAVEALESVTQQ is encoded by the coding sequence ATGGCACCGGTGCTCGTCGGACGTGAAGGTCTGCTGGCGGGAGAGCGCATCCCGATGGTCGACACCCGCGTCACCTTCGGACGCAACGCGGGGAACACGGTCATCATCGCCAGCCCGAGCGTCTCGCGTTTCCACGCGGAGATCGTCTTCGACCAGGACCAGGGTTACGTCCTGAGCGACTGCGGCAGCAGCAACGGCACACAGGTCAACGGGGAGGAGGTGGAGTCCCGGCTGCTCCAGCCCGGTGACCGGATCACCATCGGGGACCAGGAGTTCCGCTTCGAGGTCGCGGACGCCATGCAGACCCTCATGGCGCTCAACCTGCCCCGTTCCGTGACCCACCCGGAGGAGGCCGACGAGGGTTCCCTGCTGCGGGTCACCGTCGTCGGCGGCGGCCCGGTCGGGCTGTCCATGGCCCTGCTCCTGGAGCACTTCCTCGGCGCCCAGGTCAAGATCACCGTCTACGAGGGCCGGTGGCGCAGGCAGGGCCGTACCGTCGTCTGGAAGAGCGCGGACGAGGGCAACGTACGGCGCCAGCAGGTGGTGACCGTGCAGAGCCGGCAGTACCTCGCCTGGCCGCAGTACGTGCAGGAGCGGCTCTTCGACCCCGAGCACTACACCGAGATGTGGCCCTCGGGCCCGGACTCGATCGGCGACCACCACCCGCGCAACATGCGGATCGCCTACATCGAGGACAAGCTGCTGGAGCTGGCGAACGAGAAGCGGGACCGCATACGGCTGATCCCCGCCAAGTTCGACCCGGCGGAACAGCGCGACGAACTCGCCTCGCAGCATGTGCTCGCCATCTGCGACGGCGGCCGGTCGCGCACGCGGGAGCACTTCGCCGCCCGGTTCGGCAAGGCCGACGAGTCGATCTACTCCCTCGACGGCGTCCACCTGCGGGACGTCGTCCTCGGTCTGCGCGTCAAGTCGGAACTGCCGGACCCCATGGCGATCCTGCTGACGGTCGCTCAGAACCGCTTCCTGCTCAACTCCTTGCGCGGCGAGGGCTTCCTCAACATGCGGCTGACCGACGCCGAGTTGACGGAGGTCATCGGCATCGACCCGGTCCGCCGGGTCTTCGAGGAGTGCATCGCCTCCCGCCCGTGCCTGATGAACCGCGACGAGCACGGCGACTTCCAGTGCGCGACCCACGGCACGCTGTTCCTGCCCGCGCTGATCAAGGGTTCCCCTTTGTGGAAGCGGGTGCACGAGGGGCTGCGGCTCTTCGACGTCCAGTCCCAGGACCTGTCCGCGGTCACCAGCTTCCGCCTCGACATGGTGCAACGCCCACGCTTCTCCGCCGAGTTGCTGCCGCCGACCGTCAACTCGCCCGGCACCTACGGCTTCCTGCTCGGCGACGCGGCGAACTCCATCCACTTCTGGCCGGGCCGGGGCCTCAACAGCGGCCTGGCGTCGGCCATTTCACTGGCCCGCTCGCTCAACAGCGCCTGGAACGGCCGCCCGTTCCGCGACGCCGACTTCCTACGGCACGAAGCCGCCATGTCGATGCTCCAGTACCGGCACAAGAGCCGCGCCTGGAAGGCGATGGTCACCACCGACGACCAGGGCGTCACCTGGGCGATCAAGGACATCATCGACCACGGCATCGACGGCATCGCGGAGGAACCCGACCGCGAGGCGGACACCGCGACGCTGCTGGCACGCATGGCGGCGATCCGCGACAGGCTCGCGCCCCGGCTGGCGGGCATGCCGGACGACGAGGCGATCCTGGAACGCCTCCAGACCCTGGAGTCCAGGACCCTGCGCATGCTCGTCCTCAGCGGCGCGTGGGACACCCTGACGATGGGCGGCGAGGAGGTCGACATCGACATCTTCTACGGCCAGGACTCGTCGGCGGCGGCAGCGGCGGTGGAGGCGTTGGAGTCGGTGACGCAGCAGTGA
- a CDS encoding DUF805 domain-containing protein, with product MSYFIEALKKYAVFSGRARRKEYWMYALFAGIIYVVLAILAVATKQAALFALLGIFYVGILLPSLAVTVRRLHDTGRSGGWFFISFVPLVGAIILLVFVCTDSAPGANQYGPNPKEAAGIPAQV from the coding sequence ATGAGCTATTTCATCGAGGCACTGAAGAAGTACGCGGTATTCAGCGGGCGCGCGCGTCGCAAGGAGTACTGGATGTACGCGCTGTTCGCCGGGATCATCTACGTCGTGCTGGCCATTCTGGCCGTCGCGACCAAGCAGGCGGCCCTCTTCGCGCTCCTGGGCATCTTCTACGTCGGGATCCTGCTGCCGAGCCTGGCGGTCACCGTTCGCCGTCTGCACGACACGGGCCGCTCGGGCGGCTGGTTCTTCATCTCCTTCGTCCCGCTCGTCGGCGCCATCATCCTGCTGGTCTTCGTCTGCACGGACAGCGCGCCCGGCGCCAACCAGTACGGCCCGAACCCGAAGGAAGCCGCCGGGATCCCGGCGCAGGTCTGA
- the hemB gene encoding porphobilinogen synthase, which produces MTTYGSFPGSRPRRLRTTPVMRRMVAETRLHPADFILPAFVREGVSEPVPIGAMPGVVQHTRDSLKKAAAEAVAAGISGIMLFGVPEESKKDALGTPGTDPDGILQVALRDVRAEVGDELLVMSDLCLDETTDHGHCGVLDEQGRVDNDATLERYAEMAQVQADAGAHVVGPSGMMDGQIGVVRDALDQIGREDVAILAYTAKYSSAFYGPFREAVGSSLKGDRKTYQQDPANARESLRELALDLEEGADMVMVKPAGPYLDILAKVADAVDVPVAAYQISGEYSMIEAAAEKGWLDRDRAIFETLTGIKRAGARNILTYWAVEAAQKLR; this is translated from the coding sequence ATGACCACGTACGGATCCTTTCCCGGCTCTCGCCCCCGGCGGCTTCGGACCACTCCCGTCATGCGGCGGATGGTCGCCGAGACGCGGCTGCACCCCGCCGACTTCATTCTTCCGGCGTTTGTGCGGGAGGGGGTCAGTGAGCCGGTGCCGATCGGGGCCATGCCCGGGGTGGTGCAGCACACGCGGGACAGTCTGAAGAAGGCTGCCGCTGAGGCCGTGGCCGCGGGGATCTCCGGGATCATGTTGTTCGGGGTGCCGGAGGAGAGCAAGAAGGACGCCCTCGGGACGCCGGGGACCGATCCGGACGGGATTCTCCAGGTCGCGTTGCGGGATGTGCGGGCCGAGGTCGGGGACGAGCTGCTCGTCATGTCCGATCTGTGTCTCGATGAGACCACCGACCATGGGCACTGCGGGGTGCTCGACGAGCAAGGGCGCGTCGACAATGACGCCACCCTTGAACGGTATGCCGAGATGGCGCAGGTGCAGGCCGACGCGGGAGCGCATGTCGTCGGGCCCAGCGGGATGATGGACGGGCAGATCGGGGTCGTCCGGGACGCGCTCGACCAGATCGGGCGGGAGGACGTCGCCATCCTCGCCTACACCGCCAAGTACTCGTCCGCGTTCTACGGGCCGTTCCGCGAGGCCGTCGGTTCCTCGCTCAAGGGCGACCGCAAGACGTATCAGCAGGACCCGGCCAACGCCCGTGAGTCCCTGCGGGAGTTGGCGCTGGATCTGGAGGAGGGCGCCGACATGGTGATGGTCAAGCCGGCCGGGCCCTATCTCGACATCCTCGCCAAGGTCGCCGACGCCGTTGACGTACCCGTCGCCGCCTATCAGATCTCCGGCGAGTACTCGATGATCGAGGCCGCCGCCGAGAAGGGCTGGCTCGACCGGGACCGCGCGATCTTCGAGACGCTCACCGGGATCAAGCGGGCCGGGGCGCGGAACATCCTCACGTACTGGGCGGTGGAGGCGGCGCAGAAGCTGCGCTGA